A stretch of DNA from Candidatus Dadabacteria bacterium:
AGAAAACTGAGGGAAAGGGGTAAACCATGCCATGGATATAGGCAAGCTATCGAAAAAACTCAAGGATGCATACCGGGGGTCCAACGTCGCCCGTCGCGTGCAAGACTTCGAGGGTTGGATGGAGCGAGCGACGCCCGAAGCCGTTAACTCGGGTGGTTACGACCACGCCCAACTGGTCAAAGACTACTACGATCTTTACAGTGAGCTCATGGTATGGAGTTGGGGTGAATCCCTGCACTTTGCACCCCTCGCGCCGCATGAGACCCTGGAGGACTCCAAAATCCGCCATCAGCGGTTGATGATCGACAAGCTGGATCTGCAGCAGGGTATGACGGTGGTTGATGTTGGTTGTGGAATCGGCGGCCCGATGCGTCGTGTCGTTCGTGAGGCCGGTGTCCGGGTTGTCGGGATCAACATCAACAAAATCCAGTTGGAAAAGGCAAAAAAATTGAATGCCGAGGCGGGGCTCGACCACATGGTCGATTACCTGGCGTGCAGCTTCATGGATATGAGCGTCATCGAAGACGAAACTTTCGACCGGGGTTATGCCATCGAGTCAACGTGTCATGCACCGGACAAGCAAAGTGCGTTCGAAGAGATATTCCGCGTACTGAAACCCGGAGCCCTGTTCTGGGGGCAGGAGATGTGTCTGACGGACAAGTTCGATCCGAATGACAGCCGGCACTGGAACCTCAAGCGCGACCTCAAGCTCGGCATTGCACTAAAGGACATCGCCACGTTCGGGGAGGTGAATCAAGCGCTTGAAGCGGCAGGGTTCCACGTCATCGAGGGAGTGGACCGGGGTGTCTCGGAGGGGGAGGAATCCACACCATGGTATCAACCCATGGAGAGTCGACACGGGATGTTGGGTAACGTCTTGTTCAGGCTTCCGCAGGGCCGCAGAGCGTTGGTCGCAGGATCAAAGCTGGCCGAGATGGTTGGGTTCTTTCCGAAGGGCTCCGCAGAAGTCTTCCGGTCCTTGGACCAGACCGCTGATGCCTATGTCGAGGGTGGTAAAACCGGTATCTTCACGCCGCTGTACTGTTTCCTGGCTCGCAAACCCCATTAGGCCCGATTGGCACCGTGCTTGCCGCGCGTGCCGTTACGATCCCCGGATACGTGTGTTTAGCTGCACAAGGTAGAAAAACTACAGCACCTGGGCAATCCCGGATTCCTAGGGTTGCGTCCCCTGAAATATTCCGGTATTGTCTTCGCTATTGCTATATAAAAGTTCTATCTTGATTGTTACTCTATAGTCAGATAGATTGTTGTTGGTATTGGTGGAGAATGAGCACTCAAAACAACCAACTTGAGTTACAGGCCGATCAGATTGATGGAGTCCTGATAATAAGCGTAGCTGGCCGGATTGATGGTATGAACGCGCAGGAATTCCACGAAAATCTGGATAAGGAAATTGGCGGTTCTGACAATCCCGTAGTTCTGGATCTTGAAAAGCTGTCCTATATCAGTAGTGCGGGATTGCGTTCAATTCTGCTTATTGCAAAAACACTTCAAGGTAGAAAGACGAGATTCATGCTGTGTTCCTTGCCCGGTCCCATAAAAGAAATCTTCGAGATTGCGGGTTTTGACAAAATCATTAATGTGCTCGAATCTCGTTCCGATGCTATAGCTACAATAACGGGTTAACCCCTGTTACAAAGAAGCAGTTGCCGAATCCTCGCCTTCTGCCTCCTCTTCTGAAGTATCAGTTACTTGGTTAGCTACGGGGTCAAGCGGCAAGACAACAATCATATCCGTATATTCGCCTTCCTCCGTCTCTAC
This window harbors:
- a CDS encoding STAS domain-containing protein codes for the protein MSTQNNQLELQADQIDGVLIISVAGRIDGMNAQEFHENLDKEIGGSDNPVVLDLEKLSYISSAGLRSILLIAKTLQGRKTRFMLCSLPGPIKEIFEIAGFDKIINVLESRSDAIATITG
- a CDS encoding class I SAM-dependent methyltransferase, whose product is MDIGKLSKKLKDAYRGSNVARRVQDFEGWMERATPEAVNSGGYDHAQLVKDYYDLYSELMVWSWGESLHFAPLAPHETLEDSKIRHQRLMIDKLDLQQGMTVVDVGCGIGGPMRRVVREAGVRVVGININKIQLEKAKKLNAEAGLDHMVDYLACSFMDMSVIEDETFDRGYAIESTCHAPDKQSAFEEIFRVLKPGALFWGQEMCLTDKFDPNDSRHWNLKRDLKLGIALKDIATFGEVNQALEAAGFHVIEGVDRGVSEGEESTPWYQPMESRHGMLGNVLFRLPQGRRALVAGSKLAEMVGFFPKGSAEVFRSLDQTADAYVEGGKTGIFTPLYCFLARKPH